actcccaccaccacggaGCGCATAGAACTGTGCCGCATTCCCGCCAGCCCCTGAGAAGCCACCATCGCGAAGGAGCCACGAAAATCAACGGCCCGGTCGATCCCCCAGGAATCCTCCCGCATCCCCAGAAAACTGGCTGGTCTTTGATCAACCTCCACCGGCACGACAGCTTCTAACCTCAGTCTTTCCAACATTTtaagcctcctccttgttgGTAACAGgaacctccaccgccgccggctccttcctcttccaactcatcaacccccccttcttcaccacctccctcgccataaTCACCCCCGACCCAGTCCACACCAGCCACGCCGCCGCAGCAAACGCAACGTCAGCCTGCGCACTTTGGCAGACGCTCCCCCGACAAAACAGCAGTTTGCTCAGGAAAACCGCCAGCCCGACAAACCCGGCGAACCAAAAGAGCACGTTTGACAGTTCCACCCCCAAAGCGATGTAGTTACTGGCGGCCGTCTTGGGGGCGACGAAGCGAGGGATGAGGAACTCGAgagcgaggatggagaggagggagtagagggaggcgaagaagaggaagttgatggaggagggggaggagattactgttgttgtgttgtaCCAGTGGGCGACTGTGGAAAAAGGTTAGTTTCAGGGTGATAGATATAGGAGAGAGAGTTGATTTGGGAGGTAAGGAGGGGCGAGTACCGTATGATGAGAGAGCAAGGACTATGAGAGCAAAGACGCCTTGGATGGcccggagggggaggatgactgTCTTAAAGAGGGCCATGGTTGTGAGTTTTGACGTTTTGATCTCGTATTCGTGATGGCTTGATTTTGATAAGATGTGAATGTTTCGATTTCGGAGAAttcaaaaaacaaaaaaaaaaaaaaaaaaaaaagcagtTGCTGGCCTGCTTGCGTATCGAAGAGAAGGATGAATGTATCAAAGGAGTGACGAaatgaagagaaagaaaatgtCTAGGATAGACTGGATAACAACACCGCAGATGTCTGATGGAAGgaaaaatgaaaaagaaTAGCAAGAGGAATCATAAGAATCAAGCAGTCTTGACTTTTGTCCAAGTCAATGAGTGAAGTGACATTATCCAAGCCGTCAACGACCCCCCTGAAACGCAAATCATCAAGCATTTTCATTCATGCtagatggggggggggttcgTAGCTACTGGGCGCGCGAGGCCACCCAATGGTAGATGGTACCATTGTTTAAAACAAGGCTGTGAAGTAGTGTTGAAGTTGCCCTTCAAGACCGGCTAGGGGTGACTCCGTGACGGGAATATCCACCCTGATCGCtgcgttggtggtgacgaagTGGGCATAGGGGTTTTATCTGGAACATGAAACGGGATGACAGGAGACGGGCTATAAGAAGGGATGGGTCCCGCCTCTTGTTGTCTGAATTTGAGGTGCCGGTTTTTCTTGCCTTTTTTCAAGATCTGTCTTTCGAGTTTTCTCGCTCAGGTCCCCAAGAAAAATGCAATTGGATATCTCGAAAATCGCTGGACAAGCAGAGTAAGATGGCAGGTGTCTGTCGACAGTTGTTTGGCttgcttgagcttgagaTGAGAGGTGGAACTTCACACAAAAGCGACTCACACAAGCTGCTGGGTTGGTTTCCATCTCAGAAGGTCCGTCATATAGAATCTTCGGGTCATCTCCAACTGCGATGTTGAGCCCCATTATCAAGAATCAAGGAGGATGTTTCATCTGATGGCTTGATGCTCTTGGATGTCTTGGCGGTTTCGAGTTGTTCAGTTTGAACTTGATGGCTCGTGCGTGATGCCAAGACCAAAACATCAATGTGGGGCATCTGAATCGCGGGGTGAGGCTGGGCGTTTTCATGGCTCCCAAAGGCGACTAGGTTGTCCCAGCTCGCCCGAGTTCCATCCCAGCCGAGGTCGATGGCTGTCCGAGGCTTTTTGAACGTCTGCCATCCTGACGTCGACAACCGCCAGTCCCAACCGTCGGTAACTGTTCGATTTAGTTTGTTTCCGAAGGCCTGTTTCTGGATAGCAGTAACCGTCCTCCCGGCGCAACGTCCAACGTCGTGAGCCTCTCCAAACGCTCGCACGCTGTTCCtgacccccacccccgcagTTACAAAGTCTGGAGTGGATATCGACATTGCCAGCCACGGGTGCTTTCTTTGTTGACTTCACTTGCTGGTGGGCTTTTTCAGTAAAACGAAATGCTTGCTTCTCCGCACCCCGCATTCTCAAAAGATGGGATCCCCCGCGTGTCATCTGTCTTGTCTGGGGAAATCTCCCTCTGCGCATGTGATGGCCGTACCGGGAAAGGGCCTCCGCGCATCTTCGTGGGAGGTCGTGGAATTTGTCGCTTGGCGAAGCCTTGGATGTCGGCCCCATGTTCCAATCCGGTGTCCCGTTGCCAGTTGCGGATTCCACGGCCAAAAGCATTGGGGAACAACCACCATTTGGCGCCACAGGTCCACTGTTGTCGCTGGACAAGCCGAGGCTGACCTCTGCGACGAGGTACCCAACCCCTAACAGAGTCGTCAACGGCCATGCTGATATTGGGCCTCCGACATAGAGTTGAAGCGTGCAGAGTTGACAGTAGTGTTTACAAGACATAGAGAAACAAGCTCAACTTTGAGGGACAGCTTTTAGCCCACGGTTTCACATCAAGGCGCATCTGCAAACCAAGACTCATGATGGCGTAGCAGGTCTCTCATGTCCAGTCGCAACGCGCTGATTTGGCAGCCCGGACAACCCGGTTagctcccacccccctgTCGCACTCGGCTCAAGACCAACTTGGACGAGACACATGCTGCCGAGCGCCGACCCTGTTGACGAAAAGGAGACCATCTCCCCGTCAGCTTGTGGCTTTTTTGGGCCGCTTCTGCTCAAAACCATtcctccatcctccaacGACCGGTGacgccaacctccccctaGCTGCCACTTGTGTGTTTTGACGAATTGCTGTTTCTTGTCTTTGTTCGTGCGGGTCACATCTACTAGACGCCGTTCgaccttcccctccttcaaccaccGGTACGAATAACGACGCTCGTTTTGAGTTTCGCCGAAACACCTCGCGGCCATGGCTCCCAGCAAGCAGGACACGACGGCTTACATCAACGCCATcgcccaaccaccccctccgggCACTCCCTAcgccctccccatccccggcaCCGAGCGCCCCAACCGGACTCCCATCTACCGCCATTGGCGCTTCCAGAACGGCCCTCTTCTCGAGACCTTCGACCCCGCCATTCGCACCGTCCACGATCTCTTCGAAGCTTCCGTCGCGCGGGTCCCCAGAAACAGATGCTTGGGCCACAGACCCTGGAACCCTGTCTCCAAGACATGGGAGAACAAGTTTGTCTGGACGACATATACCGAGGTTGCTGAGCGCAGGAAGAACTTTGGTGCTGGCATCGTTGAGCTGCACCAGCGGGTTGGCGTCACGGCTGACAAGAAATATGCTGTCGGTCTCTGGGCCCAGAACCGCCCCGAGTGGCAGATCACCGAGTTGGCTCTGCTCTCGCAGTCCTTGTGGCCCGTTTCGCTCTACGAGACTCTCGGACCCGAGGCGACCGAgtacatcatcaaccacagcGAGCTGACTGCCGTTGTCTGCTCGCTCCCTCACATCCCCACTCTCCTGAAGCTTGCGCCCCGCGTGCCCAGCCTCAAGTTCATCATCTCCCTGGACCCCCTCGATGCCGGTGAGATGACCGGCCACTCCAAGCTGTCGCTTTTGAACGCTGCGGCCGCCCAGGTTGGCCTTGAGATCTTCTCCATGGAGGGCGTGGAGGCGCTGGGTGCCCGCTCCGGCCGCCCAATGCGCCCTCCCCAGCCCGAGGATGTTTTGACCATCAACTACACCTCTGGTACCACTGGTGACCCCAAGGGTGTCCTTATCACCCACGCCAACGGTGTTGCCGGTATCTCGGCTGCTCGCTCCAACCAGAGCATCACGGCTGGCGACGTCCACCTGTCTTATCTTCCTCTTGCGCATATCTATGGTCGCATGGCTGACCAGACTGCTCTCGCGGAAGGCGCCAGCATCGGTTACTTCCACGGTGACATCACCCAGCTTGTGGAGGATATCAAGCTCCTGCGCCCAACTGGTCTCATGTCGGTGCCCCGTCTCTTCAACCGCATCAACTCTGCCATCCAGGCCGCCACGGTTGAGCAGGAGGGCTTCAAGGGTGCCCTCTCGCGCCGTGTCAttgaggccaagaaggccagcATGAAGCTTCCTCCTGGCAAGGCCACCAACAAGCACTTCCTCTACGACAAGATCTGGACCCCCAAGGTCCTCAAGGGTGTTGGTCTCTCTCGCGCTCGCACCATGGTCAGCGGTTCCGCCCAGCTCGACCCCGACGTCCACGAGTTCCTTCGCGCCGCCTTTGGCAACAACTTCGTCCAGGGTTTCGGCATGACCGAGACCTATGCCGTCGGTACCGTCCAGATGCCCGGCGATTTCACCACCGGCAACATCGGCCCCCCGTGCCCCTCGGTCGAGCTCTGCATCGAGTCCGTCCCCGACTACGAGTACACCGTCGAGGACAAGCCCAACCCCCGCGGCGAGCTGCTCATGCGCGgtcccatcatcttcaagGAGTACTACCGCAACCCCGAGGAGACGGCCAAGACAATCGAGGCCGACGGGTGGTTCCACACCGGCGACATCGTCGAGGTGGACAGCATGGGCCGCTTCAAGATCATCGACCGCAAGAAGAACGTGCTCAAGCTCGCGCAGGGCGAGTACATTTCCCCCGAGCGCATCGAGAACGTCTACCTCGGCAGCtgcaacctcctcgccatggCCTTTGTGCACGGCGAGCCCAAGGAGTCGAGTTTGGTGGCTGTGTTCGGTATCGACCCTGTGCACTTTGCTCCTTATGCCAGCAAGATCCTCAAGCAGAACATTTCTGCCGAGGACAAGGCTGCGCTCAAGGTGGCGGCGAACGACCCGAGGGTCAAGGGGGCgctgttgaagctgttgGATAACATTGGAAAGAGCCACAAGTTCAACAGCTACGAGAAGGTGAAGAATATCTATTTGGATATTGAGCCTTTTTCGATCGAGAATGAGCTTTTGACTCCCACGTAAGTTTTTCCGAGTCACTGTATTGGATACAGTATAACTAACGAGATGAAcagcctcaagctcaagcGCCCGCAGACGGCGAGGGCTTTCCGCGCCGAGATTGACCGCATGTATGAGGAGATTGCGGCCAATGCTGGTTCCAAGCCCAAGTTGTAAGCTgttaggggggtgggttgattTAGGGGGGATGATTTACTCTGCCATATTGTGTAATACCCAGCTGTTTTTGGATATgtcggggaggatgggggcgggggcggttgTTTATTTGAAGCGGGTTTCATATAGTGTTATTTATATACACACTTGTAACTTACAGAGTGGGAGTAGGGAGGAAAAACAGGACGAAATATCTTTTATCATAGTGTATATGTGTAAAGTCTGAATCGAGAAAATGCCATGAGCTGAGGTACCGTCCATCGTGTGCCTGTACATCTGTTCTTGCACTTGTTCCTTTCCTAACTATCTTGGTGTAATATCTTGGTGTAGGCAAAGCGCTTTCAATCCCATGATCTACACCATGTTGGAGGCTAGGCTATGAAGACTGTCCAGCCGAGGATGGTTTTCTTCTGCAGTCAATGTGTGTAGGTTTGGACAGTTGTCTGTTGCATTTTCGTAGAGGAGCTGCAACCGAAAATGGTACCAGTATTCAGATCGAAGCTCTTCGAAAAGATCACCAAACATCATCACACATTAAAACCCCATTACTATTTGAACAGCTTTTCATTTTGAACTATGAAATATGTACACAACCTTGCAACAAAACTGCCACAgcgacaaaaagaaaaaaaaagaaaataaaactaCCAGAAAATGCTCCCAAAtgccaacccccacccccgcctgAACCAGCAGAAGAAACAtagcaaagagaaaaagaaataccaCAAATTTCACCTCTCATCCATTATCCCCCACCAGCCAGATAACGTTCTTGCAATGAACAACGAAAAAAATGGTATCAcatcaaagaaaaagaaatcatGATTCCCATTCGCTGGAGAAAATTTTTTTTGATGTCGTGTGATCGcgcttcccccccttctgacccgtgtgagagagagaaactCATGCTTTCattcctcgtcatcattaTCGTTCCTTTCAACCGCCCCCGATTGTGTTCACTGTTGCTCAAGCAATAGCAGTaaacacctcctcagcagTCCTCTTGACAATACCACCAGTGACAGGCAAGCTGGTGTTCTTCTCAAGATACAAATCAACCTCGCGAGCAGCCTGGCGACCCTCATTGATACCCCAAACGATAAGCGACTGTCCACGACGGCAGTCACCAGCCGCGAAGACACCCTCCACATTGGTGCTGTACTTCCCAGCAGGAGTCTTGACGTTCTTGCGAGCGTCCTTCTCGATCTCGTCACCCAAGACACGAGCCTCAGGTCCCAAGAAACCCATGGACaagaggacgaggtcggCAGGGAAGAACTGCTGAGAACCCTCAACCTTCTTCATGTCCCAACCACCGCTGGCAGACTTGGTCCACTCAACACGGACGGTGTTGATGCCCTTCACCTTGCCGCTGCCGTCGTCGACAAACTCCTCCGACATGATGCAGAACTCACGGGGGTCCTTGCCTGTGTGTTGAGCCACCTCAGTGTGACCGTAGTCGACACGGTAGATGCGGGGCCACTGGGGCCACGGGTTGTCGCGCGCACGCTCCGGGGGAGGCTGAGGCAGCAGCTCAAAGTTGACAACCGACTTGGCACCGTGGCGGACAGAGGTACCGATGCAGTCGTTACCGgtatcaccaccgccaatGACAACGACGTGCTTGTCCTTGGCAGAGATGTAAGAACCGTCAGCCAGCTCGGAGTCAAGCAGAGACTTGGTGTTCTTGTGAAGGAACTCCATGGCGAAGTGGATACCCTCGAGGTTGCGGCCCTTGATGGGAAGGTCACGAGCGACAGTGGCAccggtggcgatgatgacAGCATCATTCTCAGCCTTGAGATCCATCAGCTTGATATCGTCGCCGATGGAAACACCGGTCTTGAAGATGACACCCTCGTCGGCCATGAACTTGGTGCGTCTGTCGACGATGCGCTTGTCAAGCTTCATGTTGGGGATACCATACATGAGCAGACCACCAAGACGGTCAGCACGCTCGTAGACGGTGACAAGATGGCCAGCCTTGTTCAGCTGATCGGCGGCAGCAAGACCAGCGGGACCAGAGCCAATGATGGCAACCTTCTTGCCGGTGCGGACCTCGGGAGGGTTGGGAACCATCCAGCCCTTCTCGAAACCTCTGTCAATGATAGCGCACTCGATGGACTTGATGCCAACGGGGTCTTCGTTGATGCCGAGAACGCAAGCACCCTCGCAGGGAGCAGGGCAAACACGACCAGTGAACTCGGGGAAGTTGTTAGTCATGAGGAGACGGTTGAGGGCGTCCTGCCACTGGTTCTGGAAAACAAGCTCGTTCCACTTGGGaatgatgttggagatggggcAACCAGTATCAGACTGGCAGAAGGGGACACCGCAGTCCATGCAGCGAGCGGACTGATACTTgagctcgtcctcgtcgagtCTCTGAGAAAGCTCGGCCCAGTCCTTGACACGCGTCTTGGCGCTGCGGTACTTCTCAGAGCGGCGCTGGTACTTCATGAAGCCCTTGGTTTTGTCGAGCACAAGAGCCTTCTTCTTATCACGGGTCTGGTCACCGAAGCTCTCTTCGATATCAGCAAGCTTCTCGGTgtgctccttcttggcctccttcttggcctccttcttctgctcaACGCCAGAGACGATGGGAAGGTTGTACTCAGCACGCTtggcctcagcagccttagcagcctcctcggcaaggACGCGCTTGTAGTCAACAGGCAAGACCTTGATGAAACGGGGAAGGGCGCGGTTGAAGTCGACCAGGATGCGGGCCGCAAGCTCGGAGCCAGtgtagtggtggtgatcctcGATGAGACCGCGGAGGTAGGCAACTTCCTCGGGGTCCTCGACGGGGCCAGCCTCCACCATTTCggtgttgagcttggtgaggaAGTCCTGGTGGATGTCAAGGACGTAGGCGATACCACCAGACATACCGGCAGCGAAGTTGCGGCCAGTGCTGCCAAGAATGACGATGCGGCCACCAGTCATGTACTCGCAACCGTggtcaccaacaccctcaacgACAGCGGTGGCACCGGAGTTGCGGACGGCGAAAcgctcagcagcaacaccacggAAGAAGGCAGTACCGCTGGTAGCACCATACAAGCAGACGTTGCCGATGAGAATgttctcctcagccttgaaGACGGCCGAGCGAGGAGGGTACACGATCAAGCGACCACCAGACAAGCCCTTGCCGACATAGTCGTTGGCATCACCCTCGAGCTCCAGGGTGATACCAGGAGCGAGGAAAGCACCGAAGGACTGACCGGCTGAGCCCTTGATGTTGACGTGGATGGTATCCATGGGGAGACCAGCCTCGCCAAATCTCTTGGAGACGTGGTAGGAGAGCGAAGTACCCATGGCACGATCGGTGTTGACAATGTCGCACTCGATGCGGGAGGGAAGACCCTTGTCAAGAGTCAACTCGGCCTCGGAGATGAGCTTGTTGTCGAGGCGGACGTAGAGGCGATGGTCCTGCTTGCGGACGTTGAAGGTGGCGACACCGGGGCGAAGCTTGTGGGCAGGCGTGAGAATGAGAGAAAGATCGATGTTAGCGGTCTTGTTGGTGCGCAGATCCTCGCGAACCTTGAGGACCTCAGCACGACCGATCATCTCGTTCACGGTGCGGAAGCCAAgcttggccatgatggcaCGGAGCTCGTTGGCAACATAGTAGAAGAAGTTGATGACGTGCTCGGGAGTACCAGTGAACTTCTTGCGAAGCTCAGGATCCTGGGTGGCGATACCGACAGGGCAAGTGTTCTGACGAAAAGGTTAGCAAAACTCGGGAATTGGGGATCTCAAACCACAAACCAGATGACAATTGTGAGTAACGAGGCCATTCCCAAGCTGAAATAGGGACCCTGAGACCTGAATCGCGCGataatcatcctcctcaacgtcTGTGACCGTGAAGGGGCGGGCGTCGTCAGTGTGATAGGTCTTGGCCATGTTCATCCTCTTGCGAGGCATGAGGAGGTATTGCTGGAACTTAGCAGACCCCTTGCCAAGGTAGCAAATGAAGACATCGCCAGGAATATCTGaccacccatccccaaactTCTGGTTATTGACTTCTCTGTCAATGCCTGTGACAGAGATACCGCAACTCAGTGCCAAGTCGCGGAGATCCTCCACGATTTTCCTATGCTCATCGGTGCGCTGCGTAAAACGGTAGGTATTGTGTGACTTCACATAGCAGCCATCAGAATCGATGAGGCCAGCGATGACAGCCAGCCGAGTAGCCTCATCCGCAGTCTTGTAGCAGTCGGGGATACCACCACTCTTGTCACCAAGGAGACCAAGGGAACGGAGGCCATCCTGGATGGGATTCCAGTGATACCCAGGCATCCCCTCCTGACTGGAGATCTTATATGTGTAAGTATTGTGGTTGGCATAGTGATTAGTCCCCGGAATAGCATCACCAGCCTTCTGCTGGAGGTGCTCGCTGACGTGGAGCGGGCGAGCCCCGGCTGGCCTGCTGGCGTTGAGCTCCGCAACATGGCTATGAAGCCAGACTTTGACCTCAAGATCGGAGCTGGAGACGATCGGGCCGCCTGTGGACCCATCACCAAGCCAGAAGCCCAGGAGCCAGGGGTCGATGGGGACGGACCTCTGGACGTTGGCCGGGTGAGGAGCAAAGGCAAGGGGGGCGCGGTAAAGCTTCAAGTGATTCTTCTTGACCTGCTTGCTGCACAGCCCCTCGTACCGAGTCACGGTCATCCTGaagtcatcaccatctctgACAATATAAGGGTCAACGAGATGATGGTGTTCACTCCTCAGCAAGTCATATACCAAGCGACCTTGCTGCTCGGTAGGGAAACGACGACAGATTCTCCGGACACCACCGCATTGGCACCCATTATTCAGCCCACTTCTCAATTTGGTGAAGCGATCGAGTGTAGCTGATGGGAGTGACATGAGTGATGACTCGCCCAGGGTTGACATAGCGTCTGATGATGCAGCATCTGCTTCATGCAATACTGGCATCCTCGAAGGCTGTCCATTGCTGCCTCCAGTAAGCGCCGACTGACTACGGCTGAAGGGGCGATGCCCAAGGgggattggtggtgatgagccCCCATTTGAGTTGTTCCCTGCGTGTCCAAGGGACGAGTTTGGTCTGGACGTATACTGGGAAGAACCAGGACGGTAAGATCCTCCATATGTCGAGGACGGGAGCTCAATGTCGCGGAACTGTTGTCCTATCTCAGGTCCGAGGTCCACCAGCTCGACATCATCTACCTCTAAATCTTCCATGGGAACGTCTGATGGTATGCTGTCCAAATATTCTTGCACAGCACTATGCAGTGCCTCTCTGACCAGGCCAGGCTCATTCTTAAGCTCTTGGTTAGCAATTTGGCGCAGAAAGTCGTCAAACTCAGGGGGGTTGTCGTCGTGGCCGGCTGCGTGAAAATGTGCTTCCACACGACTGTCGACATAGCTATGgacctcctcttcagtcGGGGTATGGTCCTGACTATCGACAAGGTCACGGTAGAGGAAATGAGCAGCCTGATCCCACCTCAGACTGCACGACTCTCTCTCACGACCGGAACGGTCACAGCGTGTCAACCAGTAAACCTGCCAGTCGACCTTGTCCCCATTCTGGGAGCAGACAAGGGAGGGGGCAGTGCCATATGTCCgcagggggaggatgtgatCAGGAGTGCACTTGAAGCTTTTCTTCTCACGAGAATCAAACTCCTTGTAGTGTATCTCCTTCATAGGGCCCCTCTTGACCTCATCCACGGCGAGGACCAGGACcgggaggtggttgtcgtcgaggagggtgtcgCCGACATTGATCTCGGCAATCGTCGTGACGCCGGCGAGGGTGCGGACAGTGGTGGAGGGATGTAAACACTTTCTCATCTTCACGCGCTCAGTTAGCTTGTATTCAACAAGAAATCATCATGGGATGGTGGGCGGTGGATGAAGTGAGGCATCCAAAAGACAGTGACAGGCGTCCAAAAGACACCTGAAGGCATATTTGGATGTGAAGAAGGCCTATTTTCAATTCAAACAGGCCTTCTTCAAATCCAACCATGCCTCTCTGCATCATTCGCACGCCTGAAATCCATCCGGGCCAGGTGTGAAGGGGTAACAAAAATATCAAAAAGTGATCAACTTACCATGATGCAACCCATCGCAATCAAGGGGGTGGTAGCGAAACCCCATTCCTCGGcaccaagcaagcaagcaagggCGACATCGCGACCAGTGCGGAGCTGACCATCAGTCTGGACAACAACACGGCCACGGAGATCGTTCAAGACCAAAGTCTGATGAGTCTCGGCAAGACCCAACTCCCAAGGGAGACCGGCATACTTGATACCAGTCCAGCGCGAAGCACCGGTACCACCATCGTGACCAGAGATCAAGATGTGatcagccttggccttggcgacACCAGAGGCAACAATACCAACACCAGTCTCGGACACAAGCTTCACTGACACACGCGAGCGAGGGCTCGAGCACTTGAGGTCGTAAATGAGCTGCTTCAAATCCTCGATCGAGTAAATATcgtgatgaggaggaggcgagatCAAACCGACACCAGGGGTCGAGTGACGAGTGCGGGCAATGGACTTGGAGACCTTGTGGCCGGgcagctcaccaccctcaccgggCTTGGCACCCTGGGCCATCTTGATCTGAAGCTCATCAGAGTCGGCAAGGTAGGCGGACGTGACACCGAAACGGCCAGAGGCAACCTGCTTGATGGCAGAGCGCATGGTATCGCCGTTGGGCATGACCTGCGAGCGCTCAGgatcctcaccaccttcaccggTGTTGGACTTGCCACCAAGTCTGTTCATGGCCACAGCGAGAGTGGAGTGAGACTCCATGGAAATAGAACCATAAGACATGGCACCAGTGCAGAAGCGGCGCACGATCTCGGTCCAGGGTTCAACCTGCtcgatggggatgggagtgGTCTCCTCAAACTTGAAGTCGAGCATGCCACGGAGCGTGCAGGCCTTGATCTGCTCATACTCGGAGCGGGAGTAGGCCTCGTACGACTTGTCGTTCTTGGTGCGGACGGCGTCCTGGATATTGGCAATCGACGTGGGGTCGTTGATGTGagcttc
This window of the Podospora pseudoanserina strain CBS 124.78 chromosome 3, whole genome shotgun sequence genome carries:
- the GLT1 gene encoding glutamate synthase [NADH] (EggNog:ENOG503NUMZ; MEROPS:MER1054487; BUSCO:EOG092600T9; COG:E); the encoded protein is MGEIKLTPEFDDRQTHLESEQYNYQPYEYQTENNDSWAGALPVKQGLYDPSLEKDACGVGFACHIKGKASHKIVSDARNLLCNMTHRGAVGSDARDGDGAGVMTSIPHKFFVKNFEREEGIKLPPLGQYAVGNLFFKPDPETLQESKRQLEDIAESLGLRVLGWRELPVDSTLLGPAAASREPTILQPFVVLQSAYGSGDAPEITDADKFDDRLFERQLYVLRKRATRTVGLQNWFYICSLSNKNIVYKGQLAPVQVYQYYHDLVNADYEAHFALVHSRFSTNTFPSWDRAQPLRWAAHNGEINTLRGNKNWMRAREGVMQSDIFGDELEDLYPVVEDGGSDSAAFDNVLELLTINGVLSLPEAVMLMVPEAWQGNSAMDPKKAAFYEWAACQMEPWDGPALFTFADGRFCGANLDRNGLRPCRFYVMDDDRIICASEVGTIPVEPERIIQKGRLQPGRMLLVDTHAGRIIDDSELKAAVSTRQDFRSWLDENLITMPNVLEKVGEDKSVVLAAKPDDFKLQEDPLLHAFGYTFEQVSLLLAPMASDEKEALGSMGNDAPLACLSQAPKLLYEYFRQLFAQVTNPPIDPIRESIVMSLECYVGPQGNLLEMDASQCGRLLLPSPILSIEEFNALNNMSKLYPEWTVKTIDITFPKTEGVQGYINHLDYICKEATAAIEARDRIIVLTDRNTSKDRVAVSALLASGMVHHHLVANKWRSMAALVVETAEAREVHHMCVLLGYGVDAINPYLAMECILKLNKEKLIKKKLTDEQLIHNYKHSVDGGILKVMSKMGISTLASYKGAQIFEALGVDDSVVDRCFRGTASRIKGITFELIAEDAFRLHERGFPSRYTVGVAGLPESGEYHWRDGGEAHINDPTSIANIQDAVRTKNDKSYEAYSRSEYEQIKACTLRGMLDFKFEETTPIPIEQVEPWTEIVRRFCTGAMSYGSISMESHSTLAVAMNRLGGKSNTGEGGEDPERSQVMPNGDTMRSAIKQVASGRFGVTSAYLADSDELQIKMAQGAKPGEGGELPGHKVSKSIARTRHSTPGVGLISPPPHHDIYSIEDLKQLIYDLKCSSPRSRVSVKLVSETGVGIVASGVAKAKADHILISGHDGGTGASRWTGIKYAGLPWELGLAETHQTLVLNDLRGRVVVQTDGQLRTGRDVALACLLGAEEWGFATTPLIAMGCIMMRKCLHPSTTVRTLAGVTTIAEINVGDTLLDDNHLPVLVLAVDEVKRGPMKEIHYKEFDSREKKSFKCTPDHILPLRTYGTAPSLVCSQNGDKVDWQVYWLTRCDRSGRERESCSLRWDQAAHFLYRDLVDSQDHTPTEEEVHSYVDSRVEAHFHAAGHDDNPPEFDDFLRQIANQELKNEPGLVREALHSAVQEYLDSIPSDVPMEDLEVDDVELVDLGPEIGQQFRDIELPSSTYGGSYRPGSSQYTSRPNSSLGHAGNNSNGGSSPPIPLGHRPFSRSQSALTGGSNGQPSRMPVLHEADAASSDAMSTLGESSLMSLPSATLDRFTKLRSGLNNGCQCGGVRRICRRFPTEQQGRLVYDLLRSEHHHLVDPYIVRDGDDFRMTVTRYEGLCSKQVKKNHLKLYRAPLAFAPHPANVQRSVPIDPWLLGFWLGDGSTGGPIVSSSDLEVKVWLHSHVAELNASRPAGARPLHVSEHLQQKAGDAIPGTNHYANHNTYTYKISSQEGMPGYHWNPIQDGLRSLGLLGDKSGGIPDCYKTADEATRLAVIAGLIDSDGCYVKSHNTYRFTQRTDEHRKIVEDLRDLALSCGISVTGIDREVNNQKFGDGWSDIPGDVFICYLGKGSAKFQQYLLMPRKRMNMAKTYHTDDARPFTVTDVEEDDYRAIQVSGSLFQLGNGLVTHNCHLNTCPVGIATQDPELRKKFTGTPEHVINFFYYVANELRAIMAKLGFRTVNEMIGRAEVLKVREDLRTNKTANIDLSLILTPAHKLRPGVATFNVRKQDHRLYVRLDNKLISEAELTLDKGLPSRIECDIVNTDRAMGTSLSYHVSKRFGEAGLPMDTIHVNIKGSAGQSFGAFLAPGITLELEGDANDYVGKGLSGGRLIVYPPRSAVFKAEENILIGNVCLYGATSGTAFFRGVAAERFAVRNSGATAVVEGVGDHGCEYMTGGRIVILGSTGRNFAAGMSGGIAYVLDIHQDFLTKLNTEMVEAGPVEDPEEVAYLRGLIEDHHHYTGSELAARILVDFNRALPRFIKVLPVDYKRVLAEEAAKAAEAKRAEYNLPIVSGVEQKKEAKKEAKKEHTEKLADIEESFGDQTRDKKKALVLDKTKGFMKYQRRSEKYRSAKTRVKDWAELSQRLDEDELKYQSARCMDCGVPFCQSDTGCPISNIIPKWNELVFQNQWQDALNRLLMTNNFPEFTGRVCPAPCEGACVLGINEDPVGIKSIECAIIDRGFEKGWMVPNPPEVRTGKKVAIIGSGPAGLAAADQLNKAGHLVTVYERADRLGGLLMYGIPNMKLDKRIVDRRTKFMADEGVIFKTGVSIGDDIKLMDLKAENDAVIIATGATVARDLPIKGRNLEGIHFAMEFLHKNTKSLLDSELADGSYISAKDKHVVVIGGGDTGNDCIGTSVRHGAKSVVNFELLPQPPPERARDNPWPQWPRIYRVDYGHTEVAQHTGKDPREFCIMSEEFVDDGSGKVKGINTVRVEWTKSASGGWDMKKVEGSQQFFPADLVLLSMGFLGPEARVLGDEIEKDARKNVKTPAGKYSTNVEGVFAAGDCRRGQSLIVWGINEGRQAAREVDLYLEKNTSLPVTGGIVKRTAEEVFTAIA